ctattgtagaacaaaagaCTATAATATAAGTtctatacaaaataatacaatacgTTTTTGCAATTTAACTTTTTCTTTTCCCAACAGCTGATTTAAGCATCTATCGCAGCGATCCTATAGTTTATCCCAAAAAGCTGTCTGCCCGCTCTGCGCCCCCCGCCAGCCGTGCCGGTGAATGtgatgtatatatgtatacatatatggatagatatatagatatactgatgTCTGATGCTTCACATCTTTCAAAAATGTAAATTGTAACGTCCCTGTCCACGTCTGTCGAAAAGAAAACGTGAAACTTGAAAACGCCGTCGGTATTTGTTTACACTATTCTCATTTCTGATTTctcaaaataaagaatttaGTGCGAGTTTGCGCCACTTCGCGGGTTCGCGCAGTGGTCAGTTGATCTTGCTTATGCCTTGCAGGTTATAGGGTTTGCGTGCTTTTGTAATTAAAATCATAGAAAACTGCTGTACTTATATCCCCATCGATCTCAGTTAATTTTGATATTGGCTACATTGttctaaaattgattgatAAAATACCACAATAGGTAATGTAAGAACTGTTtattttcacgtttttttttttttacaatcacGATGATTTCCAATTGTTTTGAAACAAGGATGCCCTTTGCAAGTTATGCAAGAAATATCTCATGTTGCGAAAAGTGAACTATAAATTCACTGTGGATCTTATTGTTTCTGCAAGTATTAACTAGTTTAGTGACTTCTTTCTGCATTTTCTTCCCATTATTAGTTCGCTAGTTGCCCAGATGCATTTATCAAGTTACTATTACTTTAATTAAAACCATACAATTTAGATGATGctaaaaaaaagcaagaatTGTTTTTGTAATGGTATTTTTCACAACTACTGGACATTTTGATTGAacattacaatattttaccattaatttatattaaaataaattttaattgtttttatttcacaGCATTACTTTTTCGTGTCATGTTATACCAATGGAGTGTTCACCatactataaataaaaaagctaaaattcaggtaaattttgaaatcaaACATGTTCTTTCTGCTTATTTACATCAGATTTACATCAGACTAAAGATTTGTAAcccttatatttatatatttttgtaggTATCATTTGTTTAAGTAACTTGTGCTATAGTATTTCTGATGAAAATGTCTTTGATGGCATCATATGAGACTCTGTTTCAAGCAACTGTACAAGGCCAagcagatttggttcagagTATATTGGAGgctaataaatatttattaagagATGAAAAGTGGACAGATTATAACCTTCTGATATTGGCTCTACAGAGGGATCAAAAAAGTGTTGCTACTGCTCTTTTACGGATGGGCTGCAGAGTAAATCAAATACCATATGACAACCTTCATCATTCACCATTGTATTATGCTGTAGCACTTAATGATATCTTATTTGTAAACATATTGTTGGAAAAAGGTGCTTTCATCAATACCAAGAAAAATGGTGAAGAAACTGCGCTTGCTATAGCCATGAAACATAAGCAATATGAAATTGTTGACTTGATCCTATCGAAGTACCATTTTAACAATATAGACCCCAGCAGTAGCAATGATATCAATCACTTCCTAATAGCATGTGAGAGAAACCAAGTTGATATTGTAAAGTCCTTTATCAGTGGTGGTATATCTGTTAATAGCTATGCAACCAGTGTTCAAGCAAGGTGTCTTGGTTATACACCATTGCATTATGCTGTTAAGAATTTGAACACAGTCCTAGTAGATTTTCTTCTCAGTAAAGGAGCTGACTTTTTGGTGAAAGATGGAAATGGCTGGACTCCGCTTCAACTTGCTAGTCAAATCAGAGAAAATGTGCTCCAAACTAAGGTTCACAGTATAGGTCCCATAGATTCAATCATAGATAAGCTACTATTTTGTCAATGTGAAGCAATTCGTTCAGTTCAAGATGAATCTATTGCATTATCTCACTTTCATATTGCTTGTACAAGAGACAATCCTCATATAGTGAATACATTTCTTCAGAATGGAGTAGAAGTCAATGGCTGCATTCCGTTTAATCAATCTGGATTAGGTGGTTTTACAGCTTTACATTATGCTGCACACAACAATTGTTACCAAGTTACTGAGTTGCTTTTGAACAATGGTGCTAATGTAAATGCAATAACTAGAGAAAATTGGACTCCACTGATGTTTGCAGTTACTTTTGGGTTCATTGATACAGTTGAATTGCTCTTAGCACGAGGTGCAGATGTTTCTATTAGGAGTTCTCAAGGTTTAACAGCTATTCATTATGCATTTAACTCAAAGAGAAGGATTGATGCTCTTATAGATTTGCTCTTATCATATGCCCCGAAACTCATTAATCCCACTACTCCTTGGGGTCTTTCACATTTTCATATTGCTTGTGCTAGAGGAAATCTCAGTGTGATTGAGGCTTTTATAGAAAACAAAGTCGACATTAATGCTAAAGTAGATTTTAAATCATCTAAGTATCCCGGTTACAGTCCTCTGCACTTTGCTATCGAATTTACTCGATTGCATGTTGTTGACGTTCTTATTAAAAATCGCGCTATTGTTAATCAAAAAGATATGCGTGGTATGACACCACTTCATCTGGCATGTTTGCAAAACTATAGAACATTGATAGTAATGTTGAATGAACAAATTATGTGTATCTCCGAAGAAGCTATAAGAATTTGGCGACACTCTTGTGACGATGTGGTACGAATCGTTGAATTGCTGTTGTTTTACAACGCTGATGTAAACATAAAAGATGATGTTAAAGCAACACCGCTTTACTATGCATTTGGCACAGAAAAATTGAAGGATTCTATCATAATGATGACTGCAGGAGGTTACGCGGCGATCGAAAAATCGATCATGATCCCACTTAACACTAGTCAAGAAAAAATTGCAGAAATGATCATAAAGGAAGGAGCTGACGTCAATTCCTTGCAAATGAAAGCCAGGACTCCTCTACATAACGCTTGCATATTTACAAGTGCCTGCAAGTGTCTTTTAAAAGCTGACTGTCAAATCAATGCTCTAGACAGTGATGGTAATAGTCCATTATTCTTAGCTTGTCGAGCTCAAAATTTATTCGCGATTCGCGAGTTATTAAAATTTGGTGCTGATATGAGCATCGTTAATTCTTCAAACCAAAGcatattttgcattttacacAGAGATGACAGATACAATCACCCTGTATTTAGGGTATTACGAATTCATTACAAAAAAATGCTCGCACTCGGAGTTAATTTCCAAACGTGTTTCGAAGAGTCGTACCTCAATTGCTGTAAACGTTACGATAGAAGATGTCAGCAAGATTTTCTAGACTCCGATAGCGACAGTGATTACGAAGACAGCGAAGATTCTTTCTTTGATAACGAAGCCGAAGCTATTTTCAGAAAATGCAAATTTGAACTGCAAGTAATGAAGACTGTAAGAATAAGTAATTTCTCCACGCTTTACGATGTCATGTACAAAAATGCAGTTGACATGGccaaaatttcgaaaaacgAAGATTTTAGAAAGTTTCTTCTATCAAACGAATTGGATATGAGATTCCCGCAGTACCGCGACTTCCTGCTATTGCAATTCAGACGAGGGACAGTGAGAGATAGTTTGATGGCACCTGCAACCCAATCGCTGACCTTTTTATCTCGCGTAGCTTTTCCTGAAGCGTGCGTGgatcaaatttttaaaaatctagacAACTATTCTCTCAGAAACGTGATAAAATCTGTCCACACGGTTgaagcgaaaaaaaggaagtcGCGAGTCCTCGTTGACGACTCTGAACCTACATTTAAACACCTTCGGATAAGGGATCAATGATACACGGTTTAATTTGTACACAGAAGTAGCTGTAACTTAATTTTAACGTTTGTATCGAGTATGACGTTAGTAAGTTGATATATAGATGTATAGGAAATGTATAAAACTGTAAATAGATTATTCAGCAAGTACCGAACATATTCTAAACAATGTTTTTTACCCATTAATCTTCCATacaattttattgcaaaattctgcactaaaaaaaaattgttatgtcAAATGTTGACAAAATGGTTCGTAATAATGCGTATGTTTTGCCAGcaaataaatgtgaaaaagAATGTCTATGTGTAAAGTTTTTTTGATAGAATATGTTCGGTCTCATTCAGCGGCCATTCGCACTTTCGACTAAGAAAGATCTGTTTAAAAATGCGTAAATCGCGCTTTGCGTAAAATTTTTGCCAATCTTTATTCGTATGAAGTTATTTAATGAAGTTTGGTATACGAAGCAATATGCTGAAAAGTTTAAACTCTAAGATTACAATCTAAGCTTTTGTCGTGTGAAAAACATTTAAAGCAAATTCACGAAGTTTATGACGAAAAATGAATGTGCCAGTATTATGATTTATATGAATGTTCTATAACAAGActtatttttctctgatttATTAATGATTATATTTCGAATGACGAGAATCGTGCACtcataaaaattgttattttataacaaataaatatatttcgaAATCTTGAACAACTTATTTCCTTTTGttgattatattatatacctaCCCTATCAAAAGGTAATTCTACAAGTGTTCAACGCATTAATTTCTATTATTGTTACGATTTTCTTATTCGCTctatatgtttttattgtaattatttatcattcttACCGAAATAGCAGGCTTTGTAAGAAAATGgcattgtttttattaaatatatacatgAGTAAGCAATACGCACGTCATAAGAATTAGTCAACATAAATCGTCATCGCTATTTACacgtttcttcttttctcgcATAATTCACGCCAAATACCTCAAGAGCTTTTCCTGAAAGCCTATCATATTCAGCCCTCTGATAATCTCTACGTTATTCCTCTTGGCGCTGTATCCATTTGCCTCGACTATCACCGAACCGGACCCCAAAGGACTGTGGAGATCCGCTGACATGTGAGCTTCGAGGGATTCGGTAACAAGTTCCGGCCAGATCATCGTTGCAACGGTTATCGAATCCGCGACGGACCACTTGTCGGGAATGTTTTTGAGGACTACCGATTCAGCTTTGTTCAGGAACTGCGCGACCGCCGAATCTGATGTTCCCAGTATCTTCATTCGCCATTTCTTTTTTgagaaatagagaaaaaacaacttcatttgtattaaaattgtatacacTTATTATAACTTGGCCGTTATTTAAAATCATTACCATATCGATGGTGTTACTGTGTACAACGTCGTAAGGCGTGACGAGTGTTGTTAAGTTCGTGGGCTCTTTCAAAAAAATCGCGTTGCCTTCTGGATCCAAACCGAAGTTGAACTCCAGCGAGGCGTTTTTTGCGTTCTTCAGCTCGTCCACCCTCGAGCCCATAACGTAAAATCTCTGTACGTTCTGCGTGAAAGTTGGATCTAGCGAAGCTGCCAGTGCAATGTTCGTCAGTGGGCCTAACGCCACCACACTTATTTCACCTGGAAAGTTAGTGATCGCTGTAATTACTATTTTATACTGGTGATTATTGATGCAATTAGCGCTGAATGTCTGTGTTTACCTCGGTATGTTTTAGCCAATTCTATAAGTGCGATAGCGGCGTGTTTTGATCTGTCGATACTACCGATCAGTCGCCCATCGAATTGGAAATCGCCGAAGCCGTCTTTACCGAAGTATTCCGAAGCTTTGTACTTCTTGAGCAGAGGCCTTTTTGCTCCGCCGTACACTGGAATCTGCaacacgtatacatatatttgtacgtataattttaatagCTTTATcctaattttataattatacgctaattattttcaaattaaaaaaaaaattaatttcatgcgggaattttaaaatacatacGTCAGATCTTCCGGCAACAGTGAGAATCTTGAGCACATTAGTCTCCACCTTATCTTCATCGGTATTTCCGTACGAGCAGGTGATGGCAACGACCTGGACTTCGTCGACGGCCAATGCCAAGAGTATAGCGACGGCGTCGTCGCCTCCTGCATCGGTATCTATAACCACGAGTCTGGAATTGCCCATGGAATCTCGaaccgtcgtcgtcgtggccGGAAGCAAGAAGATCAGACTGAAATTCGCAAGCGTCGTCTTAcacgtttcttttttcaacTTACGCGACTCTTTAGCGATCTtgcatttttattcttttttgtaGCTACTAATTTAAGTGGATCTTATGGATTTTGATTTCGCGACCGATCGTATTATAATGTTTAACGCTCTTCAATATTGTATTATTTGTGTGTACAGAATCGTTTATCAAGAACGTGAATCCCGAGTTTGTTTCCCCTCGAGATAAAGTTTTTGTATATTGCACGATTAAAACTGAGCAAGTAAAGTATAATTAAGTGGGACTCGAGTGTTATTAACACTGCGCTGAAAGATCTTTTAATAAGACAGCTTAAGTTTTATCGGTCGCTATTTGCTCTATCGCGAAGATTAATCTAAATCTTCACTATTTTGAAAGCGTATTATTTCGTATGTATTATAGCGAAAGAGATAATAGGAACTGGAAGGAAAACGTTTCTCTTTTCTCTTACACAAATATTTCCAAATTATATAGATAACgaataaaagtattattttaaaaatgaaatatttctaCGCGATTCGATACGATGTAGTACCCCGCGCTTACACAGCAATTTGAATAACGAAAAAACTTCTATTTTACATCTAAAAACGCAATACGCGCTGCAAATTATTAATCGCAGatattcaaaaatcaaagtcaCAAAATCCACTCAAACAGCTCTCGCACCAAAGATGGACTGACAGAACGGAGACGATTATCACCGAAATTTTGCACAGCAtgttatattgaaaaaaatgccCAATATATGACAAAGCGCTATAACGAAATCGCGCCGCACGTACATGGGCGCACGAGTGTGCCGCAAAGCACGAGGTGATTCGAGCGACTAGCTGctcaattatatatatttaagtaTAGACGTGGTGCATCGCACCGACACATAGACACAATTACGTAAACCAAAGAGGGGACAGTGTGTGCCGTGTGGTCGCACGATCTCGAGGCTTATCTCGATCGCGGAGTGTTTCGCACCTGTAAACGCGCGAGAGCGTACGAAATATCTGTGTACATTATATTCTCTGAGATTATTGTGATTGACAGTTGTTATTAGTCTGTACGCGCGTATAATACTATAATTAGTGGCGGATTCGAAgctatatgtacatatataatGACCGATTGTTTTGTGGCTTTTACCTAGAATATATGCGTTATTGACTCGATAATGATCGTTGTGGTCGAGTTCCTGATGGAAGATTTTTTGGCTACTGTGAGATATGCTATTTCTATTACTTTTTTACTCGTTCGCGCCTGTTTAAATATACTGTACTGATTCTGAAGCCACTTTAGaattatatatttcttaattttcctTCCATATTATGCTTTTTATGCAATGAAAACATTTCTTTGCATAATCTAAGATGAGGATGAAATGAACCAACTTTGCAGCATTaaacatttgatttttttttaacatgcAGGTAATTACATAGTCCACAGTTTTGGATACTTAGCTACATACATCTAAAAATCTCAATTAGCCTGATCAGCGATCAATGACATTTAAAAATCTACG
The sequence above is drawn from the Nasonia vitripennis strain AsymCx chromosome 4, Nvit_psr_1.1, whole genome shotgun sequence genome and encodes:
- the LOC100117769 gene encoding pyrimidine-specific ribonucleoside hydrolase RihA isoform X1 encodes the protein MYVRRDFVIALCHILGIFFNITCCAKFRLIFLLPATTTTVRDSMGNSRLVVIDTDAGGDDAVAILLALAVDEVQVVAITCSYGNTDEDKVETNVLKILTVAGRSDIPVYGGAKRPLLKKYKASEYFGKDGFGDFQFDGRLIGSIDRSKHAAIALIELAKTYRGEISVVALGPLTNIALAASLDPTFTQNVQRFYVMGSRVDELKNAKNASLEFNFGLDPEGNAIFLKEPTNLTTLVTPYDVVHSNTIDMKWRMKILGTSDSAVAQFLNKAESVVLKNIPDKWSVADSITVATMIWPELVTESLEAHMSADLHSPLGSGSVIVEANGYSAKRNNVEIIRGLNMIGFQEKLLRYLA
- the LOC100117769 gene encoding pyrimidine-specific ribonucleoside hydrolase RihA isoform X3, encoding MLCKISVIIVSVLLIFLLPATTTTVRDSMGNSRLVVIDTDAGGDDAVAILLALAVDEVQVVAITCSYGNTDEDKVETNVLKILTVAGRSDIPVYGGAKRPLLKKYKASEYFGKDGFGDFQFDGRLIGSIDRSKHAAIALIELAKTYRGEISVVALGPLTNIALAASLDPTFTQNVQRFYVMGSRVDELKNAKNASLEFNFGLDPEGNAIFLKEPTNLTTLVTPYDVVHSNTIDMKWRMKILGTSDSAVAQFLNKAESVVLKNIPDKWSVADSITVATMIWPELVTESLEAHMSADLHSPLGSGSVIVEANGYSAKRNNVEIIRGLNMIGFQEKLLRYLA
- the LOC100678256 gene encoding putative ankyrin repeat protein RF_0381; the protein is MKMSLMASYETLFQATVQGQADLVQSILEANKYLLRDEKWTDYNLLILALQRDQKSVATALLRMGCRVNQIPYDNLHHSPLYYAVALNDILFVNILLEKGAFINTKKNGEETALAIAMKHKQYEIVDLILSKYHFNNIDPSSSNDINHFLIACERNQVDIVKSFISGGISVNSYATSVQARCLGYTPLHYAVKNLNTVLVDFLLSKGADFLVKDGNGWTPLQLASQIRENVLQTKVHSIGPIDSIIDKLLFCQCEAIRSVQDESIALSHFHIACTRDNPHIVNTFLQNGVEVNGCIPFNQSGLGGFTALHYAAHNNCYQVTELLLNNGANVNAITRENWTPLMFAVTFGFIDTVELLLARGADVSIRSSQGLTAIHYAFNSKRRIDALIDLLLSYAPKLINPTTPWGLSHFHIACARGNLSVIEAFIENKVDINAKVDFKSSKYPGYSPLHFAIEFTRLHVVDVLIKNRAIVNQKDMRGMTPLHLACLQNYRTLIVMLNEQIMCISEEAIRIWRHSCDDVVRIVELLLFYNADVNIKDDVKATPLYYAFGTEKLKDSIIMMTAGGYAAIEKSIMIPLNTSQEKIAEMIIKEGADVNSLQMKARTPLHNACIFTSACKCLLKADCQINALDSDGNSPLFLACRAQNLFAIRELLKFGADMSIVNSSNQSIFCILHRDDRYNHPVFRVLRIHYKKMLALGVNFQTCFEESYLNCCKRYDRRCQQDFLDSDSDSDYEDSEDSFFDNEAEAIFRKCKFELQVMKTVRISNFSTLYDVMYKNAVDMAKISKNEDFRKFLLSNELDMRFPQYRDFLLLQFRRGTVRDSLMAPATQSLTFLSRVAFPEACVDQIFKNLDNYSLRNVIKSVHTVEAKKRKSRVLVDDSEPTFKHLRIRDQ
- the LOC100117769 gene encoding pyrimidine-specific ribonucleoside hydrolase RihA isoform X2; amino-acid sequence: MLCKISVIIVSVLSVHLCLIFLLPATTTTVRDSMGNSRLVVIDTDAGGDDAVAILLALAVDEVQVVAITCSYGNTDEDKVETNVLKILTVAGRSDIPVYGGAKRPLLKKYKASEYFGKDGFGDFQFDGRLIGSIDRSKHAAIALIELAKTYRGEISVVALGPLTNIALAASLDPTFTQNVQRFYVMGSRVDELKNAKNASLEFNFGLDPEGNAIFLKEPTNLTTLVTPYDVVHSNTIDMKWRMKILGTSDSAVAQFLNKAESVVLKNIPDKWSVADSITVATMIWPELVTESLEAHMSADLHSPLGSGSVIVEANGYSAKRNNVEIIRGLNMIGFQEKLLRYLA